One window of Nicotiana tomentosiformis chromosome 11, ASM39032v3, whole genome shotgun sequence genomic DNA carries:
- the LOC104097736 gene encoding porphobilinogen deaminase, chloroplastic-like, which translates to MEKFATLNASNLRSASLLPIGFSSPCLKSAVLTQRSRVHVTRASIAVEQQTQTKVAVIRVGTRGSPLALAQAYETREKLIASYPDLAEEGAIQIVIIKTTGDKILSQPLADIGGKGLFTKEIDEALINGEIDIAVHSMKDVPTYLPEKTILPCNLPREDVRDVFISLTAGSLAQLPSGSTIGTASLRRKSQILHRYPSLNVLENFRGNVQTRLRKLNEGVVQATLLALAGLKRMNMTENVTSILPIEDMLPAVAQGAIGIACRTDDETMANYIASLNHEETRLAVACERAFLKTLDGSCRTPIAGYACRGEDGDCIFKGLVASPDGTRVIETSRKGPYTFEEMIRMGEDAGKELLAEAGPGFFGN; encoded by the exons ATGGAGAAATTTGCTACTCTCAACGCTTCAAACTTGAGATCTGCTTCTCTTTTACCAATTGGGTTTTCTTCGCCATGCCTCAAATCTGCAGTCTTGACTCAACGCTCAAGGGTCCACGTCACAAGGGCTTCCATTGCTGTAGAGCAGCAAACTCAAACTAAGGTTGCTGTCATCAGAGTTGGCACTAGAGGAAG CCCCCTAGCTCTTGCCCAAGCTTATGAGACTCGTGAGAAGCTAATAGCCTCATATCCCGACCTTGCTGAAGAGGGAGCCATTCAAATTGTAATAATAAAGACGACAGGTGATAAGATATTAAGTCAGCCTCTTGCAGACATTGGCGGAAAAGGGCTGTTCACAAAAGAAATAGATGAAGCTCTCATCAATGGGGAAATTGATATTGCTGTCCACTCAATGAAAGATGTGCCCACATATCTTCCGGAGAAGACAATTTTACCATGCAACCTTCCACGTGAAGATGTGAGGGATGTATTCATTTCTTTAACTGCAGGTTCTCTAGCCCAACTTCCATCAGGAAGCACAATTGGTACTGCTTCGCTGAGGAGGAAGTCACAGATTCTCCACCGCTATCCCTCACTCAAT GTGCTGGAGAATTTCAGAGGCAATGTTCAGACAAGGTTAAGGAAACTGAATGAGGGGGTAGTTCAAGCAACATTATTGGCATTGGCAGGTCTAAAACGTATGAATATGACGGAAAATGTAACTTCCATTCTCCCTATAGAAGATATGCTACCGGCTGTTGCTCAAGGAGCCATTGGTATTGCCTGCAGAACTGACGACGAGACAATG GCCAATTACATTGCCTCATTGAATCATGAGGAAACCAGATTAGCAGTGGCTTGTGAGAGAGCATTTTTGAAGACCTTGGATGGATCTTGTCGAACCCCAATTGCTGGGTATGCCTGTCGAGGTGAAGATGGAGATTGTATTTTCAAAGGATTGGTTGCCTCTCCAGATGGAACTCGAG TTATTGAAACCTCTAGAAAAGGCCCATATACGTTTGAAGAAATGATACGGATGGGCGAAGATGCAGGCAAGGAACTACTCGCAGAAGCAGGTCCAGGATTTTTTGGGAACTGA
- the LOC104097735 gene encoding protein Iojap, chloroplastic: MEVHSCIHPLPCTPSTGILVSGSRTEAKFAANPRKLHSLTLNSCNYVPFSSKDYDLGRNSSTEFSRMAIGSDVSEDTDDMFDDLLKKHGKVVYRRNDQKPATEEVDDDAESLSFAVAVAKVASDVKAGDIKVLFVKPLVYWTRFFIIATAFSRPQIDAIGTRIRDMAEVQYGRVASGDSKPNSWTLLDFGDVVVHIFLPQQREYYNLEEFYGNAAPIELPFENQQLRGSKGY; encoded by the exons ATGGAAGTACACTCCTGCATTCACCCTCTTCCCTGCACTCCTTCCACCGGAATTTTGGTCTCCGGCAGTCGTACGGAAGCTAAGTTTGCTGCCAATCCCAGAAAGCTTCATTCTTTAACACTGAATTCTTGCAATTATGTCCCATTTTCTTCTAAAGATTACGACTTGGGTAGAAACAGCTCTACAGAATTTTCTAGGATGGCTATTGGTTCG GATGTAAGTGAAGATACAGATGACATGTTTGATGATCTCCTAAAGAAACATGGGAAAGTGGTCTACAGAAGAAATGACCAAAAACCTGCAACTGAGGaggttgatgatgatgctgaaagCCTATCCT TTGCAGTGGCTGTGGCTAAAGTTGCAAGTGATGTGAAGGCTGGAGATATAAAGGTTCTCTTTGTCAAGCCTCTAGTATATTGGACTCGGTTTTTCATTATTGCTACTGCATTCTCCCGCCCACAGATTGATGCCATTGG GACCAGAATAAGAGATATGGCTGAGGTACAATATGGAAGAGTTGCATCTGGAGATTCCAAACCCAACTCGTGGACGCTACTAGACTTTG GTGATGTTGTTGTTCATATATTTCTTCCTCAGCAGCGTGAGTACTACAACCTGGAAGAATTCTATGGCAATGCAGCGCCTATCGAACTACCATTTGAGAACCAACAATTGCGGGGATCTAAAGGTTATTAA